One Numida meleagris isolate 19003 breed g44 Domestic line chromosome 6, NumMel1.0, whole genome shotgun sequence genomic region harbors:
- the AKIP1 gene encoding A-kinase-interacting protein 1 → MERARAGRTAELARAVLERARRRRERERAVSAPEEDSERLTAAFASVMSFLAQTTRECERYYSLVPACRCREHEVKHICRYHSRHAGEEELESSQDQTSAASAVSSQARTYQQHTKKASKDIYIEVSPGTYSITATSEDMVKQTHLVDVSAGQSIDLTFVL, encoded by the exons ATGGAGCGGGCGCGCGCGGGGCGCACGGCGGAGTTGGCGCGCGCCGTGCTGGAGcgggcgcggcggcggcgggagcgggAGCGCGCGGTCTCGGCCCCG GAGGAAGACTCGGAGCGGCTCACCGCCGCGTTCGCCTCCGTCATGAGTTTCTTGGCCCAAACCACGCGGGAATGCGAG AGGTACTACAGCCTTGTGCCAGCCTGTAGGTGCAGAGAGCACGAAGTGAAACACATCTGCAGGTACCACAGCCGGCACGCGGGAGAAGAAGAGCTTGAGTCCTCCCAAGACCAG acaaGTGCAGCCTCTGCAGTGTCCAGTCAAGCTAGAACTTACCAGCAACAT ACCAAGAAAGCTTCCAAAGACATCTACATCGAAGTCTCTCCTGGCACTTATTCTATCACAGCAACCTCAGAGGACATGGTGAAACAAACCCACCTGGTGGACGTCAGCGCCGGACAAAGCATTGATTTAACTTTTGTGCTATGA